Below is a window of Halolamina sp. CBA1230 DNA.
TTCTTCGACGTCGTCAGGAAGAGCCGCAGTCACGCTGTCGACCGGTGCGTAGTAGTTCCGCTCCTCGATCCAGGTCGTGAGCCACTCATCCGCCGTCTCGACGGTCAGTTCCTCGAGAACGACGCCGCGAACCAGCAGGCCGATTGACCCGGTGAGTGCAACGTCGTAGTCGGCCGCGAGCGTGCGGGCGTTCCCGTCATCCGTCACGAGCGTCCCACCAGCCGTGTGTGCAGCCACGAGCGATTCGGCTTCGCCGGGATCGAGACGGGTCTGAACCGCCGGATAGTCCTGCTGGAGTTGCTCCGGTGCGGTCTCAGCGATCTCGATCCCTCCTGAGTCAAGCACGTCGAGTGCGTGCTCTAGATACGCGTAGCCGACCTCACGGCCCTGCTCCAGTTCGGTTCGGACAGCGGGAACAGTCTGGAGGGCATCGAGCGTCGTCGTCAGCCAGGTAACGGAGTCTGTGTTCGCGTAGTTGCTGAGCACTGTCGCATCGAGCACAACAGGCCGCGAGAACGACTCGCTCATTCAAGATCGAGCGCCACGTCGACCTCATCTTCGAGTTCGTCCATGGATTGCGGGCCGAGCTGCAGCTCAACACCGGCTTCTTGGAGGATTTCCTCCATTTCCCAGCGAGTGACACCGGTGCGCTCGGCGGCCTTGCCGAGCGAGATCTCGCCGAGGACGTAGAGCCCGATCGTGGTCGCGAGCTCCTGTTTGTCCTCGACGGCGTTACGGCGGCGATCAGTAGCCATGGAGTCTACCTGAGCAAAGGGGCGGTGCGCTCATTAATGTGTCTCCAAAGGGGTCGGTCGCGAGCGAAGCGAGGCGCGACCGCAGGGAGCGCCTCGACGGCGAGCGGGAAGCGAAGCGACCCGCGAGCAAGCGGAGGGCGGCACGCGGCGAGCGGGGCGGGCCGGTACGTACGCACCTGTCTAGCCGTCCACGTCGCTCGGTGAGCCATCTACCGTCCTGGCGGACTCAGAAAGGGCGAGGCCGCCTCGGCCACCGGGAGACGACGTCTCCCGAGCTCGCGGCGCGAAGCGCCGCGAACGTCCCCCGACCCCGCAAGCACCGCAGGCACGAGGCGCGCAGCGGCGTTCTCGTGAGCGCAGCGAACGAGGGCCAGCGAGACCGAGTCTCGCGTGGTCGCGGGATGCCGAGCGGCCGAGGGCTTTCGGATGTCGTCGCCGGCGCTGGGTGGTCGGCGTCGCTACTCGGAGGCCGGTTACTCGTCGAGACGGTGGAGCAATTGTGTGACGTACGGACTGTGCTCCCAGCTCCGATGCGGGCTAATCGTCGTGATCAGCGTTCGAGCCGCTTCGTGGCTCAGATGCCCGTTCCGGGCGTAGTCGACGATGAGCCGCGGCGTCGGGACGATCCGTGGCCCTTGCAGTACGGCGTGAATCAGTGGGAAGTTCGTTCCGCCGAACTCGTCAGTGAGAAACCCGTCGACATCAAGCGCGTTCGCGAGGACGATCCCGTCGGTTTCGCCGTCGTCGAGCCCGAACGTTGGCCGGGTGTCCGGCGTCTCGTCGCGTTCGTAGGGGTCGTCAACCGTGTAGTAGTCGCGGGCCGCAAGGACGTTACTCGCGGCGGCCCCGTGGATATCCTGATACTGCGTGATGTCACGGAGTTCTGTAACGACTTCCGACGGCACGACCACGTCACACGAGGTGAGCAGATACTGGAACGGGTCCGGAGTGTCAGTGTCGACAGCTGCATCGGCTCGGGGCACCGCGAGACTGACGAGCGCGCTGGTGTCGGCGACGGCCGTTCGCAACTGCCGGCCGCTCATCCCTCGTCGTCGGCTGCGGTATCGACCGCCGTCGCGTCACCATCGTAGACGTCGACGTCGTCGGGGGCCGCAAGATCGAGCGGCTCGTCCTCGAGATCCGCTTTGAGAAGCCGGAGTCGCTGGGCGGTCTCGGCGCCCACCAGTTGCTTCACCGTCTCGAACTCGAGTTGGTTGTCGTAGTACTTCGTCGCGACGAGTTCTTGGAACGTCTCGCTGTCGGCGGTGTCTTCGATGTACTCACGCATCGCCTCGATGAGCAGATCCGTCCGATCCGTGTCGTAGAGCTCCGCGATCGCATCCAGCCGGTCGACGAGATACTCCGGCGACTGGAAATGGACCCGCCGCGGGTCATCGCTTGCGCTCATTGTATGTGCAAATTTTGCACATAGGCGTATAACGGTTTCGGCGTATGCACAGAGCTTGCACATTAAAACCCGTAGAACAGGAAGGGTTTACGTCACTCAGTCGTCGTCCTGTGCGTTCAGTTCGTCGAGGAACTGGCCAGCGGTCGTCCCTATACGAACACCGTCGACGTTGCGTACCTCGAGGTCCTGGGTGGCGGTCCGGAAGGGCATGGCGTCGACAAGGACGCGGTGAATGACGGTCCGGATAGGGGCGGTACCGTACCTGTCGACGACAGTCGCCATCAGTACGTCGAGGTGCCCGTCGTGGTGATCCGTCCGGGGATGCTGTGCACGTTCGAGGACGAGTTCGACCACGTCATCAACTGATGCGTGTTCAGGATTCTTCGTTCGTTCACGAACGTCGTAGAGAGCGTCGTTATCGGCCATTCCTGTTCACTTCAAAGAATTCTCCACGGTGTCAGGGCTCCGTGAGCAATGAGCGAGCTCGCTGCACGTAACCGTTCGCGTCCCAGCTACGGACGTCACTGATCGCATCGAGGAGCAACCGCGCTTCAGCAGCTGATAGGTGCTCAGCTCGAACGAGAACCGAGAGCAGCGTTGGTGTCGTGACGAGTCGGGTATCAGCGAGTGAGGCGTGGATCAAGCCAAGTTGGGTGAATTCGTCACAGAGGAAGAGCGCAGCATTGAGATCGTTCGCGAGCGTGACCGCCGCGTTCTCACCGTCATCGAGCGGAAACTCGGCATCGAGGTCGACCGACTGTGTCGTGAATGACTCCGCTTGGTCGAGGACGGCGGACGCGGCGTGCCCGTGGACATCCTCGTAGGAGGCGATCTCCTGGAGTTCATCGATGACCGCTGTTGGGACGACGACCTCGTACCGGGAGAGACAAAGTGCGAGTGGATCGGGATCGTCGTCAGTAACGCTCCCCAGACTCACGAGGGCGGAGGCGTCTGCGATAAGCTGCGGCATCTATGCGTCGGCGACCTCGTCGATGAAGTCCTCGTCCAACTGCTGTTTCAACACGCGGAGGTTTGCCGCTTCCTCGGCGCCGACGAGCGCTTTGAGTTGCTCGAAGGAGATCTCGTCGTCGTAGTAGGCGGCGGCGATTTCCTGGGTTAGCGCATCGTCGTGCGTGGCCTCCTGTAGATACTCCCGGAGCGCGGTCACAAGGATGTTCGTCCGGTCTTCGCCGAGTACCTCTGCTAGGGCGTCGGTCCGGTCAATAAGCCGGTGTGGCGCCCGGAACTGGACGCGTTTCTTATCGCTACTCATTATGTGTGCGTTGTGAGCTATCCCACTTAGCCCTTCTCATGTG
It encodes the following:
- a CDS encoding UPF0175 family protein codes for the protein MATDRRRNAVEDKQELATTIGLYVLGEISLGKAAERTGVTRWEMEEILQEAGVELQLGPQSMDELEDEVDVALDLE